Proteins from a single region of Haloterrigena alkaliphila:
- the pth2 gene encoding peptidyl-tRNA hydrolase Pth2: MKQAIVARTDIGMGQGKLAAQVAHASLSAYEKADSQLRSQWKQSGQKKVVLKGESERQLHELAAIADSEGLPNAVVRDAGHTQLEPGTVTTLAVGPAGDDRVDSVTGDLSLF; encoded by the coding sequence ATGAAGCAGGCCATCGTCGCCCGCACCGACATCGGGATGGGGCAGGGCAAACTCGCCGCGCAGGTCGCCCACGCGTCGCTGTCGGCCTACGAGAAGGCGGACAGCCAACTCCGGAGCCAGTGGAAACAGAGCGGCCAGAAGAAGGTCGTCCTGAAAGGCGAGAGCGAACGCCAGCTACACGAACTCGCCGCCATCGCCGACAGCGAGGGCCTCCCGAACGCGGTCGTCAGGGACGCCGGTCACACGCAACTCGAGCCCGGAACCGTCACGACGCTGGCCGTCGGCCCCGCGGGCGACGACCGCGTCGACAGCGTCACCGGCGACCTCTCCCTGTTCTGA
- the dcd gene encoding dCTP deaminase, whose translation MILSDADILERLEAGDLVVEPLDDPELQIQPASIDLRLGQEFLEFQRTNIPCIHPNSEQEVDEYVTETVVEDGDDFILHPGDFVLGTTHERVEIPADLIAHVEGRSSLGRLAVVVHATAGLCDPGYRGQITLELSNLGTAPVALTPGMRISQLTFTELKTEAKRPYGSERGSKYQDQAGPQASRIQSDDEFGGDQLERD comes from the coding sequence ATGATCCTCTCCGACGCGGACATCCTCGAGCGCCTCGAGGCCGGCGACCTCGTCGTCGAACCGCTAGACGACCCCGAGTTGCAGATCCAGCCCGCCAGCATCGACCTCCGGCTCGGCCAGGAGTTCCTCGAGTTCCAGCGGACGAACATTCCCTGCATTCACCCCAACTCCGAACAGGAGGTCGACGAGTACGTCACGGAGACCGTCGTCGAGGACGGCGACGACTTCATCCTGCACCCGGGGGACTTCGTGCTGGGAACGACCCACGAGCGCGTCGAGATCCCGGCCGATCTGATCGCCCACGTCGAGGGCCGCTCCTCTCTGGGTCGCCTTGCCGTGGTAGTCCATGCCACAGCGGGACTCTGCGATCCGGGGTATCGCGGCCAGATCACCCTCGAGCTATCGAATCTCGGCACCGCGCCGGTCGCGCTCACGCCCGGCATGCGGATCTCGCAGTTGACCTTCACCGAACTCAAGACCGAAGCAAAGCGTCCCTACGGCAGCGAGCGCGGCTCGAAGTACCAAGATCAGGCCGGGCCGCAGGCCTCGCGAATCCAGAGCGACGACGAGTTCGGCGGGGATCAACTCGAGCGCGACTAG